A portion of the bacterium genome contains these proteins:
- the lptB gene encoding LPS export ABC transporter ATP-binding protein, with protein MSILKTNDLIKNYGSKRVVNKVNIEVNQGEVVGLLGPNGAGKTTTFYMVTGLISPDSGNIWLDEIEITHLPMYQRARKGIGYLAQEPSIFRGLTVEENLLAILETIKITPEQRKIRLNELLEELGIAHLAKQKAVTLSGGERRRCEIARSLVTCPDFMLLDEPFVGIDPIAVDDIQTIVSHLKEKGLGVLITDHNVRETLEITDRTYIMYQGEILLSGTSQDLINDPKAREIYLGEKFTMGG; from the coding sequence ATGTCTATTCTAAAAACTAATGATTTAATCAAAAACTACGGCTCAAAACGGGTCGTGAATAAGGTTAATATTGAGGTTAATCAAGGTGAGGTTGTTGGTTTATTAGGACCAAATGGTGCGGGAAAAACAACCACATTTTATATGGTTACAGGACTAATCTCGCCTGATTCTGGCAATATCTGGCTTGATGAAATAGAAATTACCCACTTACCTATGTACCAGAGGGCAAGAAAAGGCATCGGCTATTTAGCCCAGGAACCTTCTATATTTAGAGGATTAACTGTTGAGGAAAATCTATTAGCCATTCTGGAAACCATCAAGATAACTCCAGAGCAAAGAAAAATAAGATTAAACGAATTATTAGAGGAATTAGGCATTGCTCATTTAGCGAAACAAAAAGCCGTAACCCTTTCTGGAGGGGAACGAAGACGATGCGAGATTGCCCGCTCGTTAGTTACCTGCCCTGACTTTATGCTTTTAGATGAACCTTTTGTCGGCATTGACCCGATTGCCGTGGATGATATTCAAACTATTGTCTCTCACCTTAAAGAAAAAGGATTAGGCGTGCTGATTACTGACCATAATGTTCGGGAAACATTGGAAATAACCGACCGCACCTATATTATGTATCAAGGAGAAATACTTCTCTCCGGGACTTCTCAAGACCTGATTAATGACCCAAAGGCAAGGGAAATATATCTGGGTGAGAAATTTACTATGGGAGGATAG